In a genomic window of Polycladomyces abyssicola:
- the ligA gene encoding NAD-dependent DNA ligase LigA: MDRQEAARRAQSLREQIEEHNYRYHVLDDPIISDAEYDRLMQELIRLEEQFPELKTPDSPTQRVGGEPLPFFEKVEHRVPMLSLGNAFNEEDLREFDERIKRMGGVDQVRYVCELKIDGLAVSLRYENGVFVQGATRGDGQTGEDITQNLRTIRSLPLRLREPVTVEVRGEAFMPKREFRRINAEKERRGEPLFANPRNAAAGSLRQLDPKLAAERALDIFLYGVGAVDEALLPSTHTETLEWLSRLGLKVNPHRRTVDSIEEVMAFVEEWREKRPELDYEIDGIVIKVDDLALRERLGMTAKSPRWAIAYKFPAEEAVTILRGIEVRVGRTGAVTPTAILEPVTLAGTTVQRASLHNEDIIREKGLLIGDHVIVKKAGDIIPEVVGVLKERRTGEERPYQMPSDCPECGSRLVRLEGEVALRCINPQCPAQTREGIIHFVSRGAMNIEGLGEKVVTQLFEAGLVRSVADLYYLKKEELLPLERMGEKSVDNLLAAIEQSKGNSVERLIFGLGIRFVGAKGARILAQYFRLLDKLMTATREELESIEEIGPKMADSIVTYFAKPEVKETIERLRQAGVNFAYLGPVSEKQTEQDSPFAGKTVVLTGTLHSMTRQEAAGKVEALGGKVSGSVSKKTDFLIAGEKAGSKLTKAQELGVKILDEEEFLAMLGESAG; the protein is encoded by the coding sequence ATGGACCGGCAAGAGGCAGCGCGACGCGCCCAATCATTGCGTGAACAGATTGAAGAGCACAATTACCGTTATCATGTATTGGATGATCCGATCATCTCGGATGCGGAATATGACCGGCTGATGCAAGAGTTGATCCGGTTGGAGGAACAATTCCCCGAGCTGAAAACGCCGGATTCGCCGACCCAGCGGGTGGGAGGCGAGCCGCTCCCGTTTTTTGAGAAGGTGGAGCATCGCGTCCCCATGCTCAGTCTGGGCAACGCGTTCAATGAGGAAGACTTGCGGGAGTTTGACGAGCGGATCAAACGCATGGGCGGTGTGGATCAGGTCCGCTATGTCTGTGAATTGAAGATCGACGGACTGGCTGTTTCCCTCCGGTATGAAAACGGCGTGTTTGTACAGGGAGCGACACGGGGAGACGGACAGACTGGCGAAGATATCACGCAAAACCTGAGAACGATCCGCTCTCTGCCGTTGCGCCTGCGCGAACCGGTGACGGTGGAAGTGCGCGGAGAAGCGTTCATGCCGAAACGGGAATTCCGCCGCATCAACGCGGAGAAGGAACGGCGCGGCGAGCCGTTGTTTGCCAACCCGCGCAACGCTGCGGCTGGATCGCTCCGGCAGCTGGACCCGAAATTGGCGGCTGAACGGGCATTGGACATCTTTTTGTACGGGGTCGGTGCTGTGGATGAGGCATTGTTGCCGTCGACCCATACGGAGACGTTGGAATGGTTGAGTCGATTGGGTCTCAAGGTGAACCCGCATCGCCGTACAGTAGACAGCATCGAGGAAGTGATGGCGTTCGTCGAAGAGTGGCGGGAGAAGCGACCGGAACTGGACTACGAAATTGATGGTATCGTGATCAAGGTCGATGATCTTGCACTTCGAGAACGCTTGGGAATGACGGCCAAAAGTCCGCGGTGGGCGATCGCCTACAAGTTTCCGGCCGAGGAAGCGGTGACAATCCTGCGGGGGATCGAGGTGCGTGTGGGGCGGACCGGGGCAGTCACCCCGACAGCGATTTTGGAACCGGTCACCCTGGCTGGCACGACGGTGCAACGGGCCTCTCTTCACAATGAGGACATCATCCGCGAAAAAGGGTTGTTGATCGGCGATCACGTCATCGTGAAAAAAGCGGGCGACATCATCCCCGAGGTCGTCGGTGTGCTGAAAGAACGGCGAACGGGTGAGGAACGGCCCTATCAAATGCCCTCCGACTGCCCGGAATGCGGCAGCCGCCTGGTTCGGCTGGAAGGCGAGGTAGCTCTTCGCTGCATCAATCCCCAATGTCCGGCCCAAACCCGGGAAGGCATCATTCACTTTGTTTCCCGCGGTGCGATGAATATCGAAGGTTTGGGGGAAAAAGTGGTCACTCAACTGTTTGAAGCGGGACTGGTGCGCAGCGTGGCCGATTTGTATTACTTGAAGAAAGAAGAGCTATTGCCCCTGGAGCGCATGGGGGAAAAATCGGTGGACAATCTGTTGGCCGCCATCGAACAGAGCAAGGGGAACTCCGTGGAGCGGTTGATCTTCGGCCTGGGCATCCGCTTCGTCGGTGCCAAAGGGGCGCGTATTTTGGCGCAGTATTTCAGACTTCTGGACAAATTGATGACGGCCACGCGGGAAGAGCTGGAGTCGATCGAGGAGATCGGGCCGAAAATGGCCGACTCCATCGTCACGTATTTCGCGAAGCCGGAAGTGAAGGAAACTATCGAGCGGTTGCGTCAAGCGGGCGTCAATTTCGCCTACCTGGGTCCGGTATCAGAGAAGCAAACGGAGCAAGACAGTCCTTTTGCCGGAAAAACGGTCGTGCTGACCGGCACCTTGCACAGCATGACACGCCAGGAAGCGGCTGGTAAAGTTGAGGCGCTCGGCGGCAAAGTGTCCGGCAGTGTCAGCAAAAAAACCGATTTCCTCATCGCCGGTGAGAAAGCGGGCTCCAAACTGACCAAAGCACAGGAGCTGGGTGTAAAGATCCTGGACGAAGAGGAGTTTCTGGCGATGCTGGGAGAATCCGCTGGATGA
- a CDS encoding helix-turn-helix transcriptional regulator: MIELGHNIRRRRKELGLTQSQLAKGIISTPYLSLIENGKALPRPDILLPLAKRLQTSVESLMGVTDENTMEQVQSLIEKARSALIYEANGFEQAHQYVDTLHKLVESVSDPHILMKVDLLEINLYEHKFDVDRYTQLMKSFEEKWENFRNDPDILVQYLRIKGNMEFHMARYEKAMWHYKAAEKRLADVTDEIEKGYIYGNLGKTYLLLANPSLGILYAEKAMQIMSAHDRWLEMCHLLQLIGSCYCYNGEYEEALHYFERILRMCDQFLVSSLLISRAYHEIGICHMKLGNTEKAIHFLNQSLDVVEPGGLPDWEIGVVHQSLCQTYLKRGDLVQAKKHILTALELLQDRKNFLAECYIYLGKIAYAENNPETFVTYYMRAIEIFEELDIGEKIARAAHTLGRYFLEQGEHQRGAELLLKASRHYGQLIPTVDFDVDLPTPIKTAQQKSG, from the coding sequence GTGATCGAGCTCGGTCACAACATCCGACGCCGGCGAAAGGAACTGGGTTTGACGCAATCGCAACTGGCTAAAGGTATTATTTCCACTCCTTATCTCAGCTTGATCGAAAACGGCAAAGCATTGCCCCGTCCAGACATACTGCTCCCACTGGCCAAGCGGCTTCAGACCAGTGTGGAGAGTTTGATGGGAGTTACCGACGAAAACACGATGGAGCAAGTGCAGTCCCTGATCGAAAAAGCGCGATCTGCACTCATCTATGAAGCCAACGGCTTCGAACAGGCTCATCAGTATGTCGACACACTTCACAAACTGGTGGAATCCGTCTCCGACCCCCATATCCTGATGAAAGTGGATCTTTTGGAAATCAACTTGTATGAGCACAAATTTGATGTTGACCGGTATACACAATTGATGAAATCCTTCGAAGAAAAATGGGAAAATTTCCGAAATGATCCTGACATTCTAGTCCAATATTTACGGATCAAAGGGAACATGGAATTCCACATGGCCCGATACGAAAAGGCCATGTGGCACTACAAGGCGGCGGAGAAACGATTGGCCGATGTAACGGACGAGATTGAGAAAGGGTACATATACGGCAACCTGGGAAAAACATACTTGCTGCTGGCCAACCCCTCCCTCGGCATCCTGTACGCGGAAAAAGCGATGCAGATCATGTCGGCACACGACCGCTGGCTGGAAATGTGCCATCTGCTGCAACTGATCGGATCATGCTACTGTTACAACGGCGAATATGAGGAGGCGTTACATTACTTTGAACGCATCCTGCGCATGTGTGATCAGTTTCTTGTTTCCTCACTTCTCATCTCGCGGGCCTATCACGAAATCGGCATCTGCCACATGAAATTGGGCAACACCGAAAAAGCGATCCATTTTCTGAATCAATCACTGGATGTAGTGGAGCCCGGTGGATTGCCCGACTGGGAAATCGGAGTGGTCCACCAATCCCTTTGCCAAACGTACTTGAAACGCGGAGACCTCGTCCAGGCCAAAAAACATATCCTCACAGCTCTGGAACTGCTCCAAGACAGAAAAAACTTTTTGGCGGAATGCTACATCTACCTCGGGAAAATCGCCTACGCCGAAAACAACCCGGAAACATTCGTCACCTACTATATGCGTGCCATCGAGATTTTCGAGGAACTGGACATTGGAGAAAAAATCGCACGTGCAGCTCATACGCTGGGAAGATACTTCCTGGAACAGGGTGAACATCAACGGGGTGCCGAATTGTTGCTCAAAGCATCCCGGCATTACGGTCAATTGATCCCGACCGTCGATTTCGATGTCGATTTGCCCACCCCAATCAAAACGGCACAACAAAAAAGCGGGTAA